In the Limanda limanda chromosome 1, fLimLim1.1, whole genome shotgun sequence genome, one interval contains:
- the LOC132999496 gene encoding uncharacterized protein LOC132999496 yields the protein MIHHGNKWCNPTGTKRTWQQLKMKYKNVVQTANRKKAEARKTGGGPPPPPLTEAEKMALSQNSGRPIAEGISGGSSSDPPTPQVTGAYIRVTDGVICLVEPSAITDLHAVEDDEETLSAATEREDAERPAESHAGNYNGEEGPSTSTAQLTSLPVKQLYKVYLESQINKSHLEMEHIRLQITKTEKEIQLLDHQLKEIKKTS from the exons ATgattcaccatggcaacaagtg GTGCAACCCAACAGGCACCAAACGGACTTGGCAGCAGctaaagatgaaatataaaaatgtagttCAAACAG CCAACAGAAAAAAGGCTGAGGCCCGCAAAACAGGTGgcggtccaccaccaccacctctcacagaggctgaaaagatggCCCTCAGTCAGAACAGTGGACGACCCATTGCTGAGGGCATCTCTGGGGGGAGTTCATCGGACCCACCCACGCCCCAGGTCACAGGGGCCTACATAAGAG TTACTGATGGTGTAATCTGTCTCGTTGAGCCTTCTGCCATAACAGACCTCCATGCTGTT gaggatgatgaagaaaccttatcagctgccacagagagggaagatgcAGAGAGGCCTGCTGAA AGCCATGCTGGAAATTACAATGGGGAAGAAGGTCCATCAACCTCCACAGCACAGCTTACCTCA CTCCCTGTGAAACAACTTTACAAGGTATATTTAGaatctcaaataaacaaatcacaccTAGAAATGGAGCACATAAGGCTGCAGATcaccaaaacagaaaaggaaatacaacTGCTGGACCATCAGTTAAAG GAAATAAAGAAGACCTCATAA
- the LOC133010963 gene encoding putative nuclease HARBI1 yields MACPFIEEPVDVEAQILRRHLHRERIIRPRLDVLSFPDEYLFERFRFSASSIIYINDILSPHIAHMTHRGHALSSEQILCIALRFFANGSFLYNVGDAEHVSKATVCRAVRNVTLALKRLLCTFVVFPSHRPTRLLKEEFHRIAGFPGVIGCIDGTHIPIIAPSINEGDYVNRKSVHSINVQIICDGAHMINNVEAKWPGSVHDSRMFRESTLSARFAGVEFDGYLLGDRGYPCQRYLLTPYPDPEPGPQRHYNLAHCRTRARVEMTIGILKARFQCLRRLRVTPERACDIIVACVVLHNIATIRGEQCPTLSPCDPGINHTPPADTRDGRAVRDMICVNHF; encoded by the exons ATGGCGTGTCCTTTTATTGAAGAGCCAGTTGATGTCGAGGCGCAGATACTCCGCAGACATCTCCACCGGGAGAGGATTATTAGACCCCGATTGGATGTTTTATCATTCCCTGATGAGTATCTGTTTGAGCGTTTCCGTTTCTCTGCATCatctataatttatataaacgATATTCTCAGCCCTCACATCGCTCACATGACGCATCGTGGACATGCTCTCAGTTCCGAGCAAATTCTTTGTATTGCACTTCGTTTTTTTGCCAACGGCAGTTTTTTGTATAACGTCGGTGATGCAGAGCATGTGTCCAAGGCAACTGTCTGTCGGGCTGTCCGAAATGTGACACTTGCACTGAAACGGCTACTATGCACGTTTGTAGTGTTCCCAAGTCACAGACCCACCAGACTTCTCAAAGAAGAGTTCCACAGAATTGCAG gGTTTCCAGGTGTGATTGGCTGCATAGATGGCACTCACATTCCTATCATCGCTCCTTCAATAAATGAAGGAGATTATGTGAATAGGAAATCTGTCCACAGCATTAATGTGCAG ATCATATGTGATGGAGCCCACATGATTAACAATGTGGAAGCGAAGTGGCCTGGGTCTGTGCATGACTCACGAATGTTTCGTGAGTCGACACTGAGTGCCAGATTTGCCGGTG TAGAGTTCGATGGTTACCTACTCGGAGACAGAGGGTACCCCTGCCAGCGCTATCTGCTGACCCCTTACCCTGACCCTGAGCCTGGCCCACAGCGACACTACAACTTGGCTCACTGCAGGACACGAGCCAGAGTGGAGATGACCATCGGGATACTCAAGGCCCGGTTCCAGTGCCTTCGTAGGCTCAGGGTCACCCCAGAGAGAGCTTGTGACATTATAGTGGCATGTGTGGTTCTCCACAACATTGCCACTATTAGAGGAGAACAATGTCCTACTCTTTCCCCCTGTGATCCAGGTATTAATCATACCCCCCCTGCTGATACACGAGATGGAAGAGCTGTTAGAGACATGATATGTGTCAATCATTTCTAA